The Coffea arabica cultivar ET-39 chromosome 6e, Coffea Arabica ET-39 HiFi, whole genome shotgun sequence genome contains the following window.
AGTCCTAACTAAATCAAGTACTAAtagacagaaaaaaaaaaaaagcttcgtCCAAGTATAAGAACACAAGAAAATTTCCTAGGCCCTTTCATGGATCTCCTGGACTTGCAGGAAATTGTAATCCTTGAGAGACTGGACAGGAGCATTTACATTTTCAGAGAGCATCTCGATTACATTGTCGTTAAGATAAATACTTTTCTAGTTTCTCTACTTCCTCCACACTTCCAATGTACAGCGGAACTCGCTGGTGTATCTGCAGACAGTGATAAGCAGAATATCATAACGCAGGCAGAACCCAACATATATCCTATGGAAAATCAAATAAGAGAGAAAATAgacaacaaaaaagaaaaaacccaaCTCAATTTCCTGTCTCTGAAGTCATTACCTCAGTTGGTTCAATATCCAGGATCCTCCGAGATCCATCTGATCCTTTACCGCCTGCCTGTTCCACAATAAAGCTCATTGGGGCACATTCATACAGCAGCCTCAACTTCCCATTCTTGCTCTTCTTGTCTGGTGGGTACCCATAAATGCCGCCATACAAGAGGGTCCTATGGAAATCACCCACCAAACTACCAATATAGCGAGCTGAATAGGGCTTGCCACTCGGACCAGGGTCCTTGAGATCATCAATGTACTTCTTCAACTTACCATCCCACAACTGGTAGTTCccttcattaaatgcataaaTCTTCCCCGCCTTTGGGATCTGAATGTTTTCTTGAGTAAGTAAGAATTCTCCGTACATGGGATCTAAGGTGAAGGCAAAGACACCCTTTCCTAGAGTGAGCACAAATATCACTGAGCTCGAGTACATGCAATAGCCTGCAGCAAGAAGGTTGTCTCCCGGCTGGCATACGTTCACAACACACCTCTGTTTCACTTGGTCTAGCTGCAATGCGTAACGTGTCACgcaaaagaaattttttcgTTATTCTTTGTTGAGGGGTCAATTTCAGTTGCATTCTATAATCTGACAATggaaaacaaccaaaatttcaTCTGCTATAATAGAAAGACTATCGTCAACTTCAACGAGTCCAGTTTGATAGAATTCGGTCATAATTTCGTACAATTGGAGTGGTTGGGATCACAGCTGGTAGTATTAGCATACAATAAAAAGAAGGATGAGTGGCATTAGAAGTACCGTGGCATCATCACCAATATCTGCGAGGCACTCATCATTGGGGCTGTATATCCCAAAGATAGAGCCAGTGGAGACAGCAGCATCAATGTTAGATGATCCATCCAGAGGATCAAATACCACAATGTAGTTGCCAGAGTAACTCTCTTCCACTGCCACTGGCACATCCTCCTCCTCCGATGCAATGATCCCTGTCCGTCCACTCCATTTCAAGCAATTAGAGAACACCTGTTTCACGAATATAAAAGCTCCATAATCAGAGCATTCTCTCAGCTAAGAATTTAATGCTGATCTGTTCTAAGATAACACAAATTGATAGTCCGTGGATAACATCTCCATTGCAACACAAGAAAGAAGGGATGCAATCAGTTGATATGCCGAAAAGAAACTAATGCTAGCTAGTAAGCGGTAATAAGCTGTGATctgatttaatttttgttttccgACTATGATCTATTCTTGTGAATACTATTGCGAATTTCATAAATTGGTCGTTTGACTAAGAAGAGCTACTCCGCTACTGCAGACTAGTGGTATTGTGCACTAGGTGGTGTATAACATCAATTAAATTTTGAGTGGTGTGAGTGAAAATTAAAGACCTCATTGGAGACAACATCAAGTTTCTTCTGATCTTCTCCTTGAACGTTAACAGCACCCTGGACCCCAGTAAGGTTAGAAATGCCAGCCCTCTGAACGAGGACGGCAATCTGCTTGCATGCCATAGAAATGCTGGAAATGACAATGGTAAGTTCAGCGTCTATGACTCCAGCTTGCTCTTGCTTCAAGAGCCAGCCTGTTAAGGTCTGAATCTCATACCCGGCCTTCTTTGTCTTGGCAGCTTCAGAAGCAGTCTCCACAGCCATGCACCGCACTCCTCCTCCGCCTCCATTGACCAGGGCTTGGCTCCTCCTGGTGCTGGTGCAGGAGAGGAACGACGACTTGGGATCTAAAATGCATAATTGAAAGGGAGATAGACGAGAGATGGAATGAGAGCTGGAGATGACGACGTGGGATGCTGCTGTGGCCATGGTGGCGTTTCAGTTTTCCACACTGCCACTCAGTCACTAACTTCTAAACTTCACTCGCTCGCTCTGTTCCGacgaatttgattttttttttgtttttgccttGGTTAgtagataattttttttccttttcttttcttttttgtgacACAAAAGTGTTTCTGTCTCCGTAtttgcagaatttttttttttttttttgggaatagGGATTCTGGCGCTGGGCCGCTGGCCTCAGATTAGATTACGTTGAGTGGAAGTGGGTGCTCTAAAGAATGTAAGGCTGGTAATGGTCTCTGTAGCAGGGGTCCCACTTATCCTACCATTTTTGGTGTAATCCATTAATCTACTGTATATACCGACTCAGCTTCCTCTTCTGTATAACCGACTCAGTATATTGAGTTGATCAGCATCAGCAGGAGAGATTTAAAACACTCATTGAGTACAATGTTTTTAAATTCATCAAAAACCTTTCGGTTCATAGTTGGATCGATTAAACCGGTTGGATCCCACTTCaaagatttaataatttttttatttagtttaatattaagaattttgaataaaactaaaatatttattttagaaaataaatacataataaAAACTAGTTAAACCTTTCGATTTTTACCGACTCTTGATCGGTTCAATTAAATCTTTGGTTTTTCAATTGAATCGAACCAAAGACATGATCGATTAGCAGTTCAACTGGTCAAACCGATCGATCCAATCCAATTTTCAAAAGATTGATTAAGTATAAATCGAGAGatcaaattataaaaatttcatGCAATTCAGTACCCCTTAGTACTCCCCATTCTTGGGGGCTCTTTATTAGCCCTTTGATTCCATCATTTTCCCTTAGTGAAGAGTTAGAGTAAGTGTTTATCGTGTCCATAAAAATAATCACTAATCTCTTCTAATATTATCCTTATCATGGTTTGAGGAAGGAGAAGCTTGATTGGATTGTATAAAGGGTTGAAGGTAAGACAAATGATTTGTATAAGGGACTAGAGCGTAGAGGAAGGATAGGTTTGATCCAATGGGTGCTACGGcacaaattttgaatattttaaacTGCAGGACGTGGGGCTTGAATACCGTAGCTACGGGACAAGTTGGTTCTTCCGCAGTCCTACTTGACACCACTGGATTAAAGGGTCTAATCTGGGAGATTCGTGGCTTATGGTCTACTAGTACTTGTTTGGATGACCATCAGGGAGATGGCGACTGCTGCTAAGTTGTTGCGCTATTGCATGTTTAGTCATGGGTTAGCAACATGGGTGCATAGTAGGCTAACGGCCACAATTCATGGGCTCTTTGCTAGTACTTGTAATACTCCTAAAGTGGGCCTCAAAATGGTTTTGGGCTATGATGACTTTCTA
Protein-coding sequences here:
- the LOC113697169 gene encoding fructose-1,6-bisphosphatase, chloroplastic-like is translated as MATAASHVVISSSHSISRLSPFQLCILDPKSSFLSCTSTRRSQALVNGGGGGVRCMAVETASEAAKTKKAGYEIQTLTGWLLKQEQAGVIDAELTIVISSISMACKQIAVLVQRAGISNLTGVQGAVNVQGEDQKKLDVVSNEVFSNCLKWSGRTGIIASEEEDVPVAVEESYSGNYIVVFDPLDGSSNIDAAVSTGSIFGIYSPNDECLADIGDDATLDQVKQRCVVNVCQPGDNLLAAGYCMYSSSVIFVLTLGKGVFAFTLDPMYGEFLLTQENIQIPKAGKIYAFNEGNYQLWDGKLKKYIDDLKDPGPSGKPYSARYIGSLVGDFHRTLLYGGIYGYPPDKKSKNGKLRLLYECAPMSFIVEQAGGKGSDGSRRILDIEPTEIHQRVPLYIGSVEEVEKLEKYLS